One window of the Zea mays cultivar B73 chromosome 3, Zm-B73-REFERENCE-NAM-5.0, whole genome shotgun sequence genome contains the following:
- the LOC606449 gene encoding pyrroline 5-carboxylate reductase, producing MAAPPVQPVPTAAAAAAAVNGDAFRLGFVGAGNLAESIARGVAASGVLPASAIRTAPHRRPERGEAFASFGACLLQTNAHVVDDSDVIVISVKPQIVKQVLLQLRPRLSEKKLLVSIAAGIKMQDLQDWSGQRRIIRVMPNTPSAVGQAASVMCLGEMATQDDENRVRKLFSAIGKVWTAEEKYFDAVTGLSGSGPAYIFLAIEAMADGGVAAGLPRDLALGLASQTVLGAATMVSQTGKHPGQLKDQVTSPAGTTIAGIQELEKGAFRGTLISAVVAAAKRCRELS from the exons ATGGCGGCGCCGCCTGTCCAGCCTGTGCcaaccgcggcggcggcggcggcggctgtgaACGGGGACGCGTTCCGTCTGGGCTTCGTCGGCGCGGGCAACCTGGCCGAGAGCATCGCCCGCGGCGTGGCGGCGTCGGGCGTCCTCCCGGCCTCCGCCATCCGCACCGCGCCCCACCGCCGCCCCGAGCGCGGCGAGGCCTTCGCGTCCTTCGGCGCGTGCTTGCTCCAAACCAATGCCCAT GTTGTGGACGACAGCGATGTGATCGTCATCTCCGTGAAGCCTCAGATCG TGAAGCAAGTTCTACTTCAGCTGAGGCCACGGCTGTCAGAAAAAAAGCTTCTCGTGTCCATTGCTGCCGGCATCAAGATGCAAGATTTGCAG GATTGGTCTGGTCAACGACGTATTATTAGAGTAATGCCCAACACCCCTTCAGCTGTTGGACAAGCTGCATCAG TCATGTGTTTGGGAGAGATGGCTACTCAGGATGATGAAAACCGTGTAAGAAAACTGTTCAGTGCCATTGGAAAAGTCTGGACAGCTGAAGAGAAATATTTTGATGCTGTAACTGGTCTGAG TGGTAGTGGCCCGGCCTATATCTTCCTAGCAATAGAGGCCATGGCTGATGGTGGAGTTGCTGCTGGGCTTCCTCGGGACCTTGCCCTTGGTCTTGCATCTCAAACA GTTCTTGGTGCTGCAACTATGGTGAGCCAGACAGGCAAACATCCAGGGCAACTGAAAGATCAGGTTACTTCTCCAGCAGGTACTACCATTGCCGGGATTCAGGAGCTCGAGAAGGGCGCATTCCGTGGAACGCTGATTAGTGCTGTTGTTGCTGCCGCAAAGCGCTGCCGCGAACTGTCATAG